Part of the Varibaculum massiliense genome is shown below.
TTTAAGAGAAAAAGAAGGCAAAATATGGAGAAAAAAGAATTCCTCTACGAAGGAAAAGCCAAGAAAATCTATGCCACTGATGACCCCGATAAGGTGATTGTTTATTACAAAGATGACGCCACTGCCGGCAATGGAGAAAAGAAAGGCACCATTAAAGACAAGGGCATCATAAACAATGAGCTCACCAGCTATCTATTTGAAATGCTGGCTTCGCACGGGGTGAAAACCCACTTCATCGAGAAGCTAAACGATAGGGAACAGCTGTGCTGGAAACTTGATATCGTTCCCCTAGAGGTAATCACCCGCAACATTATCGCGGGTTCCATGGCTAAGCGCCTGGGGTTAGAAGAAGGCACCATGCCGAAGAAAATGATCCAAGAGTTCTCCTATAAGGATGACGACTTAGGTGATCCCCTGATTAACTCTGATCACGCGGTTGCCATTGGGGCTGCTACCGAAGAAGAGGTCGCGGAAATATTGGAGGTAACCGCCAAGATTAACCAGATCCTGTCTGATGCTTTCAAGAAAGAAGGCATCCTCTTGGTTGACTTCAAGATTGAGTTCGGTCGGGACAAGGACGGAAACCTGCTGCTAGCAGACGAGATCACTCCCGACACTTGCCGGCTGTGGGACGCGGAAACCAAGAAGAAACTGGATAAGGATCGTTTCCGCCGGGATATGGGTGGAATCGAAGAAGCCTATAAAGAAATTCTGCACCGCATTACTAAGAAATAGGTTATTACTGGCGGATCCTGGGGGTGGAGGGAACCCTTCCGCCCCCAGGGAAAATCATTATTTAGGGCAAGGGAAAACACAGATTATGGTCAGCTATAAAGATGCCGGTGTTGATAAAGAGGCAGGATATGAGCATGTACGCCGGTTAAAGCAAATGGTAGCCTCCACCCAAAATGATCAGGTTTTGGGTTCTCTGGGATCCTTCGCTGCCCTCTATGAACTAGGTAAATACCAGGAGCCCGTCCTAGTTTCCGGTACTGACGGGGTAGGCACCAAGCTGAAAATCGCTTTCGCTCTCAAAAAATACGACACCGTAGGCATCGACCTGGTAGCCATGTGTGTCAACGATGTGCTTTGTCATGGGGCCAGGCCGCTGTTTTTCTTAGATTATCTGGCCTGCTCCCAGCTTGATGCCGAGGTTTCCTCCCAGTTAGTTAGGGGAGTGGTCGAAGGGTGTAAGCAGGCGGGTGCGGCTTTGATTGGGGGCGAAACCGCGGA
Proteins encoded:
- the purC gene encoding phosphoribosylaminoimidazolesuccinocarboxamide synthase, whose product is MEKKEFLYEGKAKKIYATDDPDKVIVYYKDDATAGNGEKKGTIKDKGIINNELTSYLFEMLASHGVKTHFIEKLNDREQLCWKLDIVPLEVITRNIIAGSMAKRLGLEEGTMPKKMIQEFSYKDDDLGDPLINSDHAVAIGAATEEEVAEILEVTAKINQILSDAFKKEGILLVDFKIEFGRDKDGNLLLADEITPDTCRLWDAETKKKLDKDRFRRDMGGIEEAYKEILHRITKK